TGCAGCTACTGTGAGTTTTTAAgtatgctatacatatatatacatttcatgaaACTGTGACAGTCCAGTTTGGTTGGAAAAGTAGTGTGATGTTCAGTGCTGAAATACGTGTTGACCCAAATGATTGGGCAGCAACACGCCAGAACGCAATTAATTAAAAGTTGCGTTAACACTGTCGCTACGCTCGAGCAATAAGACCGGATATTGAATCTGCATTTTTCTTTGGAAACTTCTAGAAGGTATTGCTGGCCCTAACTGGCTTACAGGCTGAGCATTGAGACATGTGAATTCGTTTGTACGTACCTGCATGCCTCGACCTTAGACCTTGTGTGAAATATTTCATTCTGCTCTGGGCTGTGACATACCCAGGACTTTGGGTTCAAACTATTGCCTGAATGGTGAGTTTTGGAGATAGACTTTGATCGCaccaattactattttttttttttattctgtgtcattgattgcattatcatttatctcctaccacttatttttttatacccAGGACTAACAGGTGACATTTATTTCATCCACAGATGGTCCAAATCTATGGGCATGAATGGCACCTGGGTACCATATAGTACTATTATGGGCACATGAATGAACTTAGTAGAATTTGGGCATTGTGGGGAATAGCAGATTGAGACTGGTATGATTGACTTAACAATAGAGAGACTGAGGTGACATTGTAGAGATGGGAGTTGGTCTTATTAGTGTTTCATTGTGCAATGTTTTTGGAAAATGCAGTGAACACCCGTATTCGCAAACTCCGGATTTGTAGACTCACATATTTTACGGatttctctggaacatataccccatTATTCGTGGACaatttttggtatttttctatgagaaatatccacaaactcctgatttttcaatgaatttcatcataaaatgcaatttttgtgataGAACTATTagaaaaaccaggtataaacatttttaatgaatttttcttgagctttaactaacaaaataggcagttttaagcatctCAATTGGGGTTTCTTCTATTCGTGGGGTTATGAtatgtgtaaggacaacgctttttccctattttcatcgaactcaatcatcaagtcgcgttgttcttacttccgtctgatagagcgttccgcggcctttccgccgatgtataacatatgcaattccattatttgtatgcctaattatatctaaatgtatgtctgtaagaaaacacaaatttactgtctcagagtcatttctgttcgcggtgcgagactgcactacatatccgtccgcacctgtctatgtcaacccagtttgtctgtgaataaattatcagtacccagctacctgtcttaatctctggtcctcacataTGCATCCCCAACGATTACAGGGGGAACATGGTAGTTATTTGCTTGTATTTCTAATCATATTCTTCATTATGACTGGTTACCAAGATAACCCTgtttacatttatttgtttctgtagAATAAGCTTTATTTTTGTAAAGGGGATTTAATATTCAGATGTTAGTTGAAGGGATCTGTTGAGAaaggagatagagaaagagagagagacaggacttCTTGGTATCAGCTACCAGGTGCCAATTTAATTTCAAGGTGAGAAAATACCCCTCAGGAAGGGTATTAAAAGTGATGCGCAGCGGGGAAAAATAGCTACTGTCAGGTTTGTGTAACCCACTCCAAAGAGAAGTGTATCGGTGGTAAGAAATAAGAATGTCACAGCTTCATGAAACATAAACTCTCGGTTCCAAAATGTGAAAGGCCTCTCCTACCCCTACTTAATATCTACCTAACTGCTAAACTGTGCAACTGCCTTCCTACCCACAGTTGTGTTGTTGCGGACACACTTGATATCAGAAGatgaatatcttttttattacaGACCTAGCAGCATGGTCTGGCTCAGCTCCGCCATTTTACTTCTGGGCATAGGAGGTGCCCACCTCCATTGTTTCACGCCCAGTGCCCATGTTCCACCTCTGGACAAAAATGAATATCTCTCCGGAATCATAGATTTCGGACTCGGTCTCTACAAACAACTGACCCTCGAGAAGCCTTCGGAGAACCTCATCTTCTCCCCCTACAGCATCTGGGCAGCCCTGGTCATGGTGTACTTTGGGGCAGCCGGCAATACCCAGGCACAGCTGGCAAGAGGATTGCATCTGGTTGATAAGCCTTCTGCCCACCAATTGTGGAAAGGGCTGGAGCTTTTGTGAGTACAGTGAAAGAAGGAATTAAAGATAAACAGCTACGAAATGTGATAAAAGTTTCACTTCtatctacttttttttctatccaCATATGGATTTTCTAGCATAGCATTCCTTTTCAGATACAGACAAGAGAACAATGCCAACATGAGCCTTGAAGTGGCCAGCAGAGCTTACTTCGACGAGTCATTCCCTTTGCTGCCTTGTGTCCAAACCATTTTCCCAGATGAGCTACACGTCCTTAATTTCAATGATGTAAGTATAAAATTTCCATGATATGGTTTGTGTAAGTTGTCTGTCAGGCTACATGATCACTCTATGGCGGGTGTGGTGtatgaaaaatggtaaaaacagtAGATTGCTACTATGTAAAATGCATGTGGCTGGTGTTGAACATTTAAAGGAATATAGCCTAAGGTTCGCCTGCACACACTTGATATCAGTAAGAATTGGTCACAGTAAGTCCAAGAAAAAGTCAAGAGTGTTGGAGAGTGAAAATGATATAGATACACGTGAATGTCTACCCAATCTTTTTTAGGCTAAGAATGCAGCTGGAGCCATCAATGACTTCGTCAACCAGAAGACACGAGGCCTCATCCCCAGCATCGTACAGGAAGACCTCGTCCACTCAGCCAGCATGGTCCTTGTGAACGCTGTTTATTTCAAGGGTCTCTGGGAGAAAGAGTTCAAAAAACCGTCAACCCAAAAGCGAGACTTCTCTGTAGCTGCGGGCAACACTGTTTCAGTTGACATGATGAGTCAGGTTGCGGATTTCAATTATGGTAAGACTTGAGCatgttgttgatgtttttgttACTAGTTCTCTAACCAGATATCTAAGAGCAAAGAAAAACACACTCATGGGTTTCTGAAAAGAGGAGGGTACTTTCTGAATGCAAGTATACTTTTGGATGAAAAGGCCAAATTAAGTGATCCACACAAGGCCTCATAGTTCTCTTAACACTTTGTGGGCAGTGTCATGTGTCATTACACAGGATTCTTAATCTTAATCCACCAACCAAACTTCTGTGAAAACAAGGCTCGCAGACCTTCACAGACATCACAGGCCTTGATTTTCTAAGTTTTACTCTTTTATTGAGACTTTTACTTTCAAAATCAATGTTTATGAGTGTTATTATGTGAAAATAACAAAagttaaatttattaataatttatataaataaatgaatacatatctCACTTGACTTGAACAGGAGAATCAAACCAACTTGGCGCACGCATTCTTGAGCTGCCTTACACCGGGAGAAACCTCTCCATGATCCTTCTTCTGCCTAATGTTGATGGGAATGAAGTAAGTTCTCTTGCCAGTCTGGTCAGGAGACTCAGCAGTGCTGCCCTTAGAGACGCCCTCAGTGCCGGGAAGCTAGAGTCTCTCAACGTGGATGTGCTTCTCCCCAAGTTTAAATTCCATGGAGAGCTGTCCAAAAACTTGGTGAATGTGAGTATGATACTGCCATAATGTTGTTGCTTTGTTCAGTCACCTGTTGGGTTACTGCTACTGTATGTTAGGCCCTTATATCATTGCTTTCCTCTTTGGCTTCTCAGTCACTAAATTGGAACATCACTAGTTTTGGTTAATAATTATTTGGGTACCATAAATGATTAACAGGGAGCTCTAGGCTAGCTCTATGACTGGTTCATTGATTATTGCGTTTAAGTAGCACTTGCTTTGATCAGAACTTGGTTTGGTCGTCATCAGTGAAATGAAAACAATAGCTCACTCGACCAGACTTCTCGTTTCTTGTTTCTACATCGGTGAGATTGAGCAACAAAGATGATATAGCCTGTTAATACGAAATATACTTATTTCTTTCCCGAGGCAGAgaattagtgataataatttcttttccTCTCCACTAAGGCACTGAAAAAGATGGGGATTATGGACCTCTTCAACGAGAATCAGGCTGACCTGAGCCAGTTCAGCTCTAAGAAGATGTTGGCCATGACAGACATCGTCCACAAAGCTTACGTAGACGTCAATGAAGAGAGAACAGAGGCTACAGCTGTAACAGCTCTCGCTATTGTGCCTGTTATTGCTCTTAATGCTTTGAAACTTCCAAAGCCTGTCAAGTTCCACTGCAACAGACCTTTCGCCTTCATGATCTATGACAGGGTGATGAACAACGTCCTCTTCATTGGAGACATCAAAAATCCCAGGAATTTGCAGAGCTAGTCCTAGTCTGTTATGAGATTCcttgactggaaaatcttcaagtgaCCCACAGCAAGTGATCTTCAATGTAGGACTATATCCCCAGTGTCATCCATATCACTCCTTAGGCTTTAGTCTAAAGACTTTTTTTATGACAACTCCAAGAAAAACATTGATGTAaatgttgtattttgtattttcattcctGCATTCTTCTTTTACTGTCTCCTAATTTTGTCTGTCTTAGGTACAAACATGCACAAACATAC
This region of Macrobrachium nipponense isolate FS-2020 chromosome 25, ASM1510439v2, whole genome shotgun sequence genomic DNA includes:
- the LOC135199374 gene encoding leukocyte elastase inhibitor A-like, with protein sequence MVWLSSAILLLGIGGAHLHCFTPSAHVPPLDKNEYLSGIIDFGLGLYKQLTLEKPSENLIFSPYSIWAALVMVYFGAAGNTQAQLARGLHLVDKPSAHQLWKGLELLYRQENNANMSLEVASRAYFDESFPLLPCVQTIFPDELHVLNFNDAKNAAGAINDFVNQKTRGLIPSIVQEDLVHSASMVLVNAVYFKGLWEKEFKKPSTQKRDFSVAAGNTVSVDMMSQVADFNYGESNQLGARILELPYTGRNLSMILLLPNVDGNEVSSLASLVRRLSSAALRDALSAGKLESLNVDVLLPKFKFHGELSKNLVNALKKMGIMDLFNENQADLSQFSSKKMLAMTDIVHKAYVDVNEERTEATAVTALAIVPVIALNALKLPKPVKFHCNRPFAFMIYDRVMNNVLFIGDIKNPRNLQS